The following are from one region of the bacterium genome:
- a CDS encoding 7-cyano-7-deazaguanine synthase: HRTKREIVARLLDLGLPLDRIYSCYRPPDARGRMCGRCPSCRRLKDALAANAARRGIDLPDRFSS; this comes from the coding sequence CACCGGACGAAGCGGGAGATCGTCGCCCGCCTGCTGGACCTCGGCCTCCCCCTGGACCGTATCTACTCCTGCTACCGCCCCCCCGACGCCCGTGGCCGGATGTGCGGGCGGTGCCCCAGTTGCCGGAGGCTGAAAGACGCGCTGGCGGCGAACGCGGCGCGCCGAGGGATTGACCTTCCCGACCGCTTTTCGAGCTGA